TAACGATGCCTTTCAGGGGGCCCAGATTTACCGGTATATCGATGATTCACAGCGGGGGATTACGGCCATTTCCCGATCCATGTCCGATATTCTGGACCTATTGGGCGGCTGATGAGATCCCTTTTCTGAAAAAACGTCCGTGTCGGCTTTTCCCAGATGAAGGGAGGGTTTCATGGCGGAACAGGTCCTTCTTCTCAATGCAACCTACGAACCGTTGAAGGTTGTTCCCTGGCAGAAGGCGGTTCATCTTTTTTTTCAGGGAAAAATCGAAATCGTCGAAACGTACGACAGGCAGATCGCATCGGCCCATCTCACCATGCGAATGCCTGCCGTGGTCCGTCTCTTCCGCCTCGTCTCCTTCCATCATGTTCGCCAAATGGTCAAGTTTTCCCGGGAAACTCTTTTTACGCGTGACTCCTTCTGCTGCCAATATTGCGGCAAGCGGTTCGACAAGCACGATCTGACATTCGATCATGTGTTGCCTGCCGCGCGGGGAGGTCCAAAAACATGGGAAAATATCGTGACGGCCTGCCGGAAATGCAATCACAGGAAATCAGGGAAAACGCCCGAAGAAGCCGGTATGAAACTGCTGAAAAAAGCCGAACGTCCCCACTGGTCTCCGGCGATTCTGGTCATGATGAACCTCAATTGCCGTGGCCCCAAAGTCTGGGAGAATTATCTGTATGATGCCTCCCGGACGATGTTCTCCCAAACGGTCGAACCCCATATGTAGACCGGAGTCAGGAGGATTTCCTTTTTCCTATTTTTCGGATTTCCCGAACAAGTGACACGCCTTCCCTGATTCCGATCAGGGACGTAATCCCCAGATATAATCCCAGCCCCACAAAAATGACCGGAAGAATTTCTCCCGCCAGCCAGAGAGAACCTTTGGGGGGAAATGCGCTGGCGATTCCCTGCCAGGAAAGCCGGACTCCCGCATACAAGACCGCGGATGCTCCCAGAACGGGAAGGGTGTTTCCAAAGATCTCCCACGGGGTTTTTGTCAAGTATTTCTTCAGTCCGGCAAAGATGATCGTCTGGTTGACGAGAGACCCGACGGAAATGCCTGCCGCCAGGGCCAGAATTCCGATGGATCGGTAAAGTGCCGCCGAAAGGGCGAGGTTTGTGAGAAGGCCCCAGAATGCGGCCCACACCGGAAAGCGCGTGTCCTGATGGGCATAGTATACGCGGACCAGAATGCGGACGCCGGAAAAGGACCACAAACCGAGGGCGTAACCCCAGAGGGCCTCCCGGGTCATGACGGTGCTCCGGGCAGCAAAGGACCCGTGTTCGAAAAGAAGTTTGATCAGGGGGTCTCCCAGAGCGACGAGTCCAGCGGTGGCCGGAAGCATGAAAAACAGAGACAGACGGTAGGCTTCGGCCAGCGTCTGAATGGACTGTTCCGCCCCGCCGGATTCAAGACGCTGGCGGGACAAGACCGGCAGAAGAACTGTCGCGATGGCCGCCCCGATCAGTCCAAGCGGGAACTGGACAAGTCGCATGGCGTAATAGAGGGCGGAAATGGTGCCGGACAACATCAGGGAACCAAAAAAGGTGGCAATCAGAAGATTCCCCTGCGTGCCCCACAACCCCCCGATGGAAGGAAGGAGCAGGCGGAGCACCTTTCTGGCCCCCGCATCCTTCCATGCTTCCCTCATCCCCAGAGAGGGAAGGAAATGAATGCGTCCTTTTCCGAGAGGCCCCCACTGCACCACCCACTGTAACAATCCGCCCAAAAGGACCCCCAATGCCAACCCGTAGACCGGGTGACCTCCGGTCAGGGACGACGGGAAGAACACGCCGACAATCAGACCGGCCGAGAAGAAGACGGGAGAGAGGGCCGGAATGAAGAACCGTCCCTGAACGTTCAGTGCTCCCATCGCGAGAGCGGAAAAAGAAATAAACAGGAGAAAGGGGAACATCAGCCGGATCAGGGCGACTCCGACACCGCGTGTGTCCGGGCTGGACGCATATCCGGGGGCAAGGATCCGGAAAAGGACCGGAGCCAGAACCTCCCCTGCGACCAGGATGACCAGGAGGATGAG
The sequence above is drawn from the Leptospirillum ferriphilum ML-04 genome and encodes:
- a CDS encoding HNH endonuclease, whose product is MAEQVLLLNATYEPLKVVPWQKAVHLFFQGKIEIVETYDRQIASAHLTMRMPAVVRLFRLVSFHHVRQMVKFSRETLFTRDSFCCQYCGKRFDKHDLTFDHVLPAARGGPKTWENIVTACRKCNHRKSGKTPEEAGMKLLKKAERPHWSPAILVMMNLNCRGPKVWENYLYDASRTMFSQTVEPHM
- the murJ gene encoding murein biosynthesis integral membrane protein MurJ; this encodes MELSENVKESTASPDLAAHPIRKRMLSVSAATFLSRITGFVRDMLIAYGFGTGEMSDLFYIGYRIPNMLRELFAEGTLSSAFIPELTRTLKEDGEERASRLMTAVSLLLCLILLVILVAGEVLAPVLFRILAPGYASSPDTRGVGVALIRLMFPFLLFISFSALAMGALNVQGRFFIPALSPVFFSAGLIVGVFFPSSLTGGHPVYGLALGVLLGGLLQWVVQWGPLGKGRIHFLPSLGMREAWKDAGARKVLRLLLPSIGGLWGTQGNLLIATFFGSLMLSGTISALYYAMRLVQFPLGLIGAAIATVLLPVLSRQRLESGGAEQSIQTLAEAYRLSLFFMLPATAGLVALGDPLIKLLFEHGSFAARSTVMTREALWGYALGLWSFSGVRILVRVYYAHQDTRFPVWAAFWGLLTNLALSAALYRSIGILALAAGISVGSLVNQTIIFAGLKKYLTKTPWEIFGNTLPVLGASAVLYAGVRLSWQGIASAFPPKGSLWLAGEILPVIFVGLGLYLGITSLIGIREGVSLVREIRKIGKRKSS